The sequence ttttattaaaacaggAGCAAACTACATAAGTAATTACATGTTTCAGTATATAAAGTtctagatttaaaaatataatttggaaTTAATTTAATCTAGAATTTAGTGCAGAAACTGCCAAATCATATACTTTATTGAATGACCAAGTGTCAGATCTTTAAGAAGACAAATGGCAATTGGAATCTGCCTAATTCTCAGAAGAATTGCTGTATTCAAAATAgaacagcagcatttctcaAACTTAAAACAGTCATTTTCAATTTTAGCACACCAATTCTTCTCTGTACTCCTCCCTCTCTGGGCATTTGGATCAGGGAGGCCTTGGTGGGAATCTCCCAGACACTTCTGCTTGTCATTTATACAAGCATTAAGGTTCTCATTGAGTTGAAGGATTATTTGTTAAAAAGCATCTGCATTGTTGCAGGGTTTTggtcttttcctttcatttcactTCAAGGGTGCTATGAACTGAGAGACCTTCAGATGTGTATTGCCATCATGAATCCTTTTCATCTAATGTTCTGTGAAATTACAGCTGCAGTTTAAAGAATATTCAAGATTTAATTGCTGTTTTGCAGGGCGCTAGAATGCCTTTTAAATCAcacatcattattttttttaaaacattgctTTTAAATGCACCTTTTTGCCTGCTGTTCCTTGTTGCAACACTGCTGTTACAGATGTACATCCTCCTGTGGCAAGCACTTTTGTTCTTAGAAGGCTTGTGCCTTCCCTTTGCAGGTTTCATACAGCAATTCAAAATTTGCATAAAATCAGAAATTCCTCAGAAGTTTGTATCTGGCAAATCTCATTAGCCAAACTAAATTTCCAGaccaaaataaaaagtgaattcCATCTTAGGAGGCAAAGGTGACTCACTTGGTGGTAGAGTGGCTAAGTTTCAGTGCAGGAAGCTGCAGGGCACCCAGCTACCTGTCCTTACCCTGTtttgcctgctgctcctgcctcctgcagccaccagctggCGTGTCCTTACAGCAGTGAATGTCATGATTCCAGGGAAGGGCCTTTCTGTGGGGAAAGATGCTTGAACATCATTCTCTAATTGAATTACtactcatttttccttcttaaatttaaaaaaagaaataacctTTCTCTTGTGCTTTCTCTTGTACTTTCTCTCTGTTCAAATACAGAATGCTGTCGTGAACCTAGCTCTCATTCATATTTGCTTATTTCCATCACCTGACCCACCCAGCACAGTCACTTGCCAAGGAGAAAGGCATCAATTAAGGAGATAAACATGcattatgttttctttaaaaaaaaaaatcaaatcttttCTGTAACTAAAGGGAAAGGTGGTATAAAGAAGCACAGTGCAGACTTCTGAGGTAATGCCAGGATCTCAGTGATGTGTAAACAGAGCCACAGTACTCATGCTCAAATCATTGCTGACTTTTACACAAACTTTTAAACTGAAGTAGTGTGTTGATGCTGGATAAATGCTGGTATCCACCAAAGCCACTCACTcactctcctgcagctggataGGGGAGAGAAAATTTTAACAAACAGTTCATGGGTTGAAATAAGGACCAGGAGAGAGATCGTTCATCAAATACCATCAAGGCAAAAGAGGCTCAACTTAGAGACacaaagtgaatttatttctaacaaaatcagagcaggataatgagaagtaaaataagcccttaTAAACACCTTCCTCCCTTCTCAGCTCTACCCCCTACCCCAGCAGTGcaaggggacaggggatgggggtTGTGGTCAGTTCATGACCCAtggcttctcctgctgctcaagGGGAGGAGTTGTTCCCCTGCTGCACCgtggggtggcacaggagacagttctctGTGAACCTCTCCAGTGTGAGCTCATCTCATgaccagcagctgcctgtgactgctgcagtgtgagtccatcccatgggaacagctccctgtgactgctgcagtgtgagcccatcccatgggaacagctccctgtgactgctgcagtgtgagtccctcccatgggaacagctccctgtgactgctgcagtgtgagtccCTCCCATAGGAACAGCTCCCTGtgactgctgcagtgtgagtccATCCCACGGGAACagccctcccaggctgctgcactgTGGGTCACTCCTCCACGGGATGCAGCCcaccaaggacaggctgctccagcctgggagcagggcccctCTCCAGGTTCTCCAcaggatcacagcctcctcccagGCATCCCCGTGCTCCTCCCCGGgggctcctgcaggggctgtggtggatccctgcatccccccggcctccatgggctgcagggcacgGCTGCTGCCCCCGGCCTGCCCCCCGGCCTGAGGGGAATCTCGGCCCCGGCGCCTGGAGcggctcctgcccctcctgcgCTGCCCtcgggctctgcagggctgctcctctcccgTTCTcgctctgctcttctctggccGTGGTCACAACTGGGCAACCActgcttgtttattttcctccttaaaTCTGTTACCACAGAGGTGTTGCCGCCATTTCCAATCGGCCTGGCCTtgcccagcagcacatccatctTTGGAGCCAccagggattggctctgctgggcatgttggaagcttctggcagcttctcatgGAAGCCACCCTTGtagccccccccagccccaactACCAAAACCCAGGCCATGCAAAACCAATACCCTGGTTTTGtatattttaagtatttgtGCAGGATATGTGCTTCTGTAAATGCAGATCCAACTCAAAAGCTAAAATAATTGTTGAAACCAGCATATAGCATGTTAAAGTGCTTGTATCAGTCATCATTAGAGTGGTAACCTGATGGGTCTGTAGTCACTATACAAAATCTGTCTCTCTCTGAAATGTTCTGGGCATGAAACAGAACTCCAAACCTTAGCCTGAGTCCTGCTGTATAGCAAGAATGGCTACAGCCTCAGGTTGATGCGAGTGTGTGATTCAGTGATGAAAGTAGTAAATTTACACTTTACTCTGGTGTTCTGCTGTGTTTCAGAGATGACTGTGGAAGGTGGTCCTGGCTCATCTCCATGAGGTACCTCTGTGCCAGCTGTTGATCACCTACTTCCctgtcagcagagcagagggaatggaGGGTGAATTGGGCAGTAGCACTCAGAGGGGATTTGAGCTCCACCAATTGAGCCAGCACAGTGTAGGCAGGGTCAAAACAACTCAGAGATTACTGTGGGGTGTAAAGTTCAGTGAATGGCTTCATACCTGCAGTGTGACTGTAAAAGACATATACATCACATAAATTGTGGAGGCTGCCCCTATCAACCATACAACCCTATATCCCTTTCTAGAAATGTACACATTTATGAAGCTTCTTTCATGGGAAGAAGCCTTGTCTGATTTCTAAACTCAAGTGAGTAATTGAGAATATCTAATGATATTACTGTGTGTCTTATAACtcatgtttttaaaacaccCCTTGAGAGGAGAACCCTTTCTGTTCTTTCATCAGGCTGACTTTGATGGTGCTGCAGaagatgtaaaaaaattaaaaacaagaccAACTGATGAAGAACTGAAGGAACTATATGGATTCTACAAACAGGCTACTGTTGGAGATATTAATATTGGTATTACTATATATACTTCACATTTAATCACATGTCTTGATAAAATCAATCTAATGTGATATAAATCTGCATGATAACCAAAGCTATGCATTTATTTTGACAGAATGTCCAGGAATGCTAGATTTGAAAGGCAAAGCCAAATGGGAGGCATGGAACCTGAAAAAAGGTGTTACACCAATTAAATTTACATCCTGTAGTCAAGTTTATAGGATGACAAATGAGAAAGATAATGACTCCTACTTTCCTTTGCAGGTTTATCAAAGGAGGATGCCATGAATGCCTATATCTCTAAAGCAAGAGCAATGGTAGAAAAATATGGGATCTAGAATATTCAAAATAATTCCCACTAATACTTAACTCTTCAGTAGCTAATGAACTAACTCTGTTGAGAAAAATGCAATACTAACTCCTCAGTGAGGTCTGACACTAATATCTTCTAAGCATAAGCTGTTTAACTGTAAAGGGTATTTACACATATAACCTATTTCTAGCTTGTATATGAATCTAAATAAATTTGAACTGAATAAATGAAGTTTTCTGTGAGAATTATGGATTTTTTGggtattaaattatatttagcATTTTGACAGGAGCAGACAAACAGAAGCTCTAACAGTAAAATAACATAGACATAATTTTTTTGCAAACAGGGTTATGGAATAAAGTGAAGAGTTTGTACACATgtaagagaagaaggaaaagatgaaaCCTGTTTTAAGACCCAAAGCCtatgtttgttttcaaaacatCAGGGAAACACCCCCTTATAAAAGATTACAGGGGAACAGAACAACTTTGAGGCATAGCTGCAATGTAGAGAAAGAAGTGATTTATTACAAATTCCCGTGGACTAACCTTACACATTCTGCTATTAAAATTGTGAGAAATACTCATAGACCATTTTCTATGCTTCTTGTCATGTGTTTTATCAAGAAGCTTTCATTAGAGGGTTTCAGCAGATAAAGGTGATCTCCAGGAAGCTCATAAAAGGAAGTATCTCCACTCGTTAGTTCTTGCCAACctaaaaaagatatttaacGTGTCAGAGAAATGTCAACTATTGTGATCAGTTTGTATAACTATTTCAAAGCTATAatgtaataattattttaaatccctTATCAACTTTTTGGTTCATATATTAAAACTACTCTGTTGATTTGTTTCCTTTAAGAAGGAAGTAGACTCTAGAAGACTCTAAATAATGGGTGTAATACAACAAGAAAATGTGTAAGTATAAGAGGAAAACCATTTAAGCAAAGTACCTTTTGCATCATATATTTTATCATCAGATCCACAAAAGTAGGTAATATCACAGGAGAAGGGGATATTCATTTCTGTCTTCTCAAATCTGTGAACATAAAAGTAGTCATAAAACATTCCATAAGATACATATATTTGGAATTCGCTTCCATatacaaaaaagattttttgttCTTCTCCAAAATGTAACAAATTTCAGGAGTTAGATTATACAGAACatcaggagaagaaaatacTCTGGAAGTGTCTTAGCTCCTTGCCCTACTGTAATTAGATATAAAATTGTAAGGAAAGAATGACCCAatatttagggggaaaaaagagcttCAACCTGCAATAAAAATTCTCACCTACAATAAATAATGATGTTACCTACTTATATACAAGTTCTAACATTTCAGCATCTTTCAGTGTCAGATTCCTATGACCAAAATGGGTCCCACATCCAGGAGTGTCCTTGTTTTTGCCAAGGTAAGAAGCCTAAACCACTCAGCTACATGAGCTGTCATGTCATGTCCAGCAGTGAGGACACAGGAAGACggtggctggctgggtgccCAGAACACAGGATCCTGGTTTTTGGTTAGGCTAGAGGCTGAATGCAGTGTTCCTGAAGCACGATTAGCTGAGGTTGTTAGCCTCAGAGAACAATAAAAGACACGAGAATATTCCCTTTTAGTAGCTGCTAACTTCAGATGGTAGGTAGAACTGTAATTCTGCCATGACAGGTTCACTACTGCAGTAACAGCTGTGGTTGCTGCAGTAAGCAGTGTTTCATCTAGGGCACAAATaccagaaaacaaagagaaaagcacTCAAAGGAAAAGAACACTATGTTTACTGTTTCTTATTCTTTCTATAACAGAAATGAGAACAAGttattaagaaaggaaaaagagaactTAACATGATCAAACAcaagtaaaaatataaaatacaaatacagaagtAATACAAACTTGTAAAACTTACGAACACGTCTGAAAAAGTTTGGCATCTTCTTTGAAAGTAAGCGCCGTATCCCTCCAAAGGTCTTCATCATGTGGAAGCTCAAAATTTCCTCCTAGAATCTCCATAATTGCAAGAAGGTCATTGGGTCCATCAGGTAGGACTATGCTTTTGACAGCAAGATATGCTGCAGACTGTCAGTACCAAACAAAGCAGATCAGATGTTGTATATAATATACtttgaaaaactttttcattaaaattattttagtaaaaagtacaataattttccatctCCAGAATATGATGGCTGATTTGTTTAACATTCACAGAGAACACTTCATGGAAAGATTAGTTGACTGTGCTTACTGAAATTACAAACTATGAGTGAGCCAAGTACTCTGTACTTCTGAAACTTATACAAATAAGTTTCAAATAAGACAAATAACTGTTAATATTATTTTGTTCAAGCTTGACTCTTACTATTGAAATACAACTAGTAAAATAAtctaagagaaagaaaaacctaGCACTGGACATAAACCTGGCTAATGTAGGACAAAGAGACCAACTGATTATGGAAATTTGTGGGAATAACAATTGCTTCCATGAATCACTAGCTCATACTCAGGAGTGCTAAGCCTTAGAAACTGAAGAACAGAAATAGCAAATGCTGACTGAGGACAGGACTGGAAAAATGCCACTTCACTACTGTTTTTCTGAGAAAGACTATCAGAACCAGCAGAACCTCAGAAAAAACTGATTAAAATCCTACAAAGaatgaggaaagagaaaaaaaaatggacaaatGTATTGAGGGCTGATGCAGCAGGTTTATGAAAGACTTGGTAAAGATAGTCACTTCACACATTACACAGAAAGGAGGACCACTTAGAATTTTGGTTTGATTATTTTTGAGTGTTAAGCCAATGGTCATACTAAATAACAGAATATTcaaaaaatttttgtttaagGATTAGTTAGTTTAAGCATTAATTAGTTCCAGCATTAGTAAAGGAGATTGTTCTCCCAAGGCTAAGGTTAGGAGCAGTGAATATTATGTATTCTGCATCAACCTCAGAACACTTTTCACTTTATAGATTCtgaagaaatgctgatttttttttattaaaactacTCTGCATACCATACTGCAAAATATTATTCTTACTCTTAGTAGCTAATTTATGGTTCTGTTTCATAATGTTAATGATTCTGTAGCTTACATTTGGGGAGTGTGCTGCTGACATGAAAAGATGGACTGGCTCCAGTCCgtacttttttttcagatgaagtGCAACAGCAAAACTCATGTAAGTtccaaaactgcagaaaaacaagaaattaaagcaaagtAAGTAAAAATGTACATAAAACctggaaaatataattttaatttcagtgcTAACTGGCTATCTTGAACAATTGCTGAAATGGTATATGACGTGCAGATTATAATGATATTTGTTTATTGACATGAAGTATATTCCTACACAGTCTAATTTTGCAAATAAGGCCTTTTcatattctctttcttttaataGTCTCCCTAATTTTCAATAAGTGCAGTTATTTTTAGTACTTGGGACTCAACAATCTTTAAAATCTGTGTTTCATGAATGATTCACCCCCTGCATTCATATAGATCAAGCACTGGCACAAATATTAACAATAAATGCAGTTATGATTGATTTGAAACACATGCTCAGATGTTGCACCTgaaagtataaataaataaccaGAGTCTTTGAGAGCAACTGCATGTTTTAGGATGACTTGACAGAACATCCTTGCAGAAGCATGTTTTTCCTAAAGgttttgcaaataaaaagaagtaACTGTCTACTTCTAGAGCTCAGCAATAGAAGCTCTTTCACCAGGGTATCTaaaaatgcatatatttttACCTGTGACCAAAAAATGCAAATGGTTTTTCTTTCAATTCTTTTAACAAAACACTTGTAATTTCATTAACTACACTTGTCATGTCTTTTGCAAAAGGCTCTTCAAGACGAGTTTCTCTTCCAGGAAGCCTTATACAGAACACTGCAGAGGAGgtgaaggaagggagggaaaagaattaTAGGTATTTCAAATAGATACAAATAATTTaagttttttattattctgcaaAATATACCTACTATTTTAATTAATCCTTCTTAGAGTTGATCCTGTGCACTTGCTTGCTGTTGCTGCCACTGTGATTTAATCCTGCAAGAGATTAGGTTTCCACCCTTCCTTTACTCTCAAATGTTGCCCC comes from Zonotrichia leucophrys gambelii isolate GWCS_2022_RI chromosome 2, RI_Zleu_2.0, whole genome shotgun sequence and encodes:
- the ACBD7 gene encoding acyl-CoA-binding domain-containing protein 7 — encoded protein: MTLQADFDGAAEDVKKLKTRPTDEELKELYGFYKQATVGDINIECPGMLDLKGKAKWEAWNLKKGLSKEDAMNAYISKARAMVEKYGI
- the OLAH gene encoding S-acyl fatty acid synthase thioesterase, medium chain isoform X3, which codes for MFCIRLPGRETRLEEPFAKDMTSVVNEITSVLLKELKEKPFAFFGHSFGTYMSFAVALHLKKKYGLEPVHLFMSAAHSPNSAAYLAVKSIVLPDGPNDLLAIMEILGGNFELPHDEDLWRDTALTFKEDAKLFQTCSFEKTEMNIPFSCDITYFCGSDDKIYDAKGWQELTSGDTSFYELPGDHLYLLKPSNESFLIKHMTRSIENGL
- the OLAH gene encoding S-acyl fatty acid synthase thioesterase, medium chain isoform X1, which gives rise to MEKLVACVQKKPDAVCRLICFPWAGSGTSQLAQWGRLFNDSVEVFCIRLPGRETRLEEPFAKDMTSVVNEITSVLLKELKEKPFAFFGHSFGTYMSFAVALHLKKKYGLEPVHLFMSAAHSPNSAAYLAVKSIVLPDGPNDLLAIMEILGGNFELPHDEDLWRDTALTFKEDAKLFQTCSFEKTEMNIPFSCDITYFCGSDDKIYDAKGWQELTSGDTSFYELPGDHLYLLKPSNESFLIKHMTRSIENGL
- the OLAH gene encoding S-acyl fatty acid synthase thioesterase, medium chain isoform X2, whose amino-acid sequence is MEKLVACVQKKPDAVCRLICFPWAGSGTSQLAQWGRLFNDSVEVFCIRLPGRETRLEEPFAKDMTSVVNEITSVLLKELKEKPFAFFGHSFGTYMSFAVALHLKKKYGLEPVHLFMSAAHSPNILGGNFELPHDEDLWRDTALTFKEDAKLFQTCSFEKTEMNIPFSCDITYFCGSDDKIYDAKGWQELTSGDTSFYELPGDHLYLLKPSNESFLIKHMTRSIENGL